A region from the Mucilaginibacter sp. CSA2-8R genome encodes:
- a CDS encoding PspC family transcriptional regulator has protein sequence MMQKFLTFLERYSFGVCTYLGERFNISIAKIRLFFIYSSFLAVGFPLIFYFCAGIVLDVRHYVKRMRAKVMDW, from the coding sequence ATGATGCAGAAATTTTTAACCTTTTTAGAACGATACTCGTTCGGGGTATGCACCTATCTGGGTGAGCGCTTTAATATATCTATTGCCAAAATCAGATTATTTTTTATCTATTCGTCGTTTTTGGCGGTAGGCTTTCCTTTAATATTTTATTTCTGTGCGGGTATTGTGCTTGATGTACGGCACTATGTAAAACGTATGCGCGCTAAAGTGATGGATTGGTAA
- a CDS encoding response regulator — translation MAKPIMIIEDDAVERNRLSILLNLKGFEVCPLNHSYRFLTEVAKCNPDLILLDSVLTEIDSTLVALTLRSLDTVRNIPLVLIAGKDYENYTYAYNTPEKANLEELKTADIYSLIKDIELKMAG, via the coding sequence ATGGCAAAACCGATTATGATTATTGAGGATGATGCGGTCGAGCGTAATCGATTATCTATTTTACTTAATCTGAAAGGCTTTGAAGTCTGCCCGTTAAATCACTCTTATCGTTTTTTAACAGAAGTAGCTAAATGCAATCCTGATTTGATACTGCTGGATTCGGTACTGACGGAGATAGACAGCACACTGGTTGCCCTTACATTAAGGTCTCTCGACACTGTTAGAAATATCCCTTTAGTATTGATTGCAGGTAAAGATTACGAGAACTATACGTATGCTTACAACACTCCGGAAAAAGCAAACCTGGAAGAATTAAAGACGGCAGATATCTACTCCTTAATAAAAGATATTGAGCTAAAGATGGCCGGTTAA
- a CDS encoding response regulator, giving the protein MSKKILVLDDNRDILDIVNEVLSYENFEVRTTSTSTNILQMARDYSPDLMILDYLLSDGNGGEICKQIKADKTLSHIPVIIFSAYINRNVDYPSFGCEAVIPKPFDLNELVDQVNNLIAQN; this is encoded by the coding sequence ATGTCGAAAAAGATACTTGTGCTGGATGATAACCGTGACATATTAGATATAGTTAACGAAGTGTTGTCTTACGAAAACTTTGAAGTACGCACCACTTCAACCAGTACTAATATATTGCAAATGGCTCGCGACTATAGTCCGGACCTTATGATTCTCGATTACCTGCTTTCTGACGGCAATGGTGGCGAGATATGCAAGCAGATAAAAGCCGACAAAACACTTAGCCACATCCCTGTCATCATCTTTTCAGCGTACATTAACCGAAACGTTGACTACCCATCGTTCGGCTGCGAAGCTGTTATACCCAAACCGTTTGATTTAAACGAATTGGTAGACCAAGTCAACAATCTTATTGCGCAAAATTAG
- a CDS encoding DUF1345 domain-containing protein yields the protein MPAEEKNNSRKKLPFYIDAHHRLIAAIVLGIVAAFVAKDFLPYTETVLVTWMCFALVNIVFEWWTILSAHPQDVRRLATLQDSSRTIIFLFIVAGTIISLVSIAFLMKSPEHATAKQVTFHVMLNICSVVISWWLVHTVFTLRYAHSYYDKVDDEGKEKPGCGLKFPGEDKPDYMDFVYFSFNLGVAFQVSDVAITSSKMRRLVWVHSLISFAFNTAIVALTINIVSGLLSNH from the coding sequence ATGCCAGCTGAAGAAAAAAATAATAGCCGGAAAAAGCTACCTTTCTACATTGATGCTCATCACAGGTTAATTGCGGCGATCGTTTTAGGCATTGTAGCTGCCTTTGTAGCTAAAGACTTTTTGCCATATACCGAAACTGTACTGGTAACCTGGATGTGCTTTGCGCTCGTGAATATTGTTTTTGAGTGGTGGACAATCCTGAGCGCTCATCCACAGGATGTACGCCGGCTGGCTACCTTACAGGATTCCAGCCGAACCATCATTTTTCTTTTTATTGTAGCGGGTACCATCATCAGTTTGGTGTCAATAGCCTTCCTCATGAAATCACCCGAACATGCAACAGCTAAGCAAGTAACGTTTCATGTGATGCTCAACATTTGCTCTGTTGTAATTTCATGGTGGCTGGTGCATACCGTGTTTACGCTGCGTTACGCTCACAGCTATTATGATAAGGTTGATGATGAAGGCAAAGAAAAGCCGGGATGCGGTTTAAAATTTCCGGGAGAAGACAAGCCCGATTACATGGATTTTGTATACTTTAGTTTTAACCTTGGTGTTGCTTTCCAGGTATCAGACGTTGCAATCACCTCTTCTAAAATGCGCCGCTTGGTTTGGGTGCATAGCCTAATATCTTTTGCTTTCAATACCGCAATCGTAGCACTCACCATCAACATTGTTTCGGGATTGCTGTCAAATCACTAA
- a CDS encoding YwbE family protein — protein MNGQNRNDIYPGLEVDIILKKDQRSGTLTRGIVKNLLTSAAYHSRGIKVRLEDGQIGRVAYIVDDEQ, from the coding sequence ATGAATGGACAAAACCGCAATGATATTTACCCTGGACTGGAGGTAGATATAATTTTAAAAAAGGACCAGCGCAGTGGCACACTTACCCGTGGTATTGTAAAAAATTTGCTCACCAGTGCCGCTTATCATTCCCGTGGTATAAAAGTACGTTTAGAAGACGGACAGATTGGCCGCGTAGCTTATATTGTAGACGACGAACAATAA
- the argH gene encoding argininosuccinate lyase, with amino-acid sequence MSKLWQKTTDVNQLVESFTVGRDREFDQQMAAFDVLGSLAHTQMLQTINLLSADDLQLVQTELKKIYQDIDNGNFEIEAGVEDVHSQVELLLTRRIGDAGKKIHSGRSRNDQVLVDLKLFFRSELQQVVESVQQLFNLLLELSEKHKEVLLPGYTHLQVAMPSSFGLWFGAYAESLVDDLELVLAAYNITNKNPLGSAAGYGSSFPLNRTLTTQLLGFAGLNNNVVYAQMGRGKTERIIAQALSAVAATLAKMAMDQCLYLSQNFAFVSYPDHLTTGSSIMPHKKNPDVWEIMRGKCNRLQALPTDVAMMTTNLPSGYHREMQLLKELVFPAFADLKSCLGMAHFMLQHIEVKTNILDDPRYAYLFSVEEVNRQVLNGVPFRDAYKQVGMAIEQGNFKPNKEVNHTHEGSIGNLGNDYIADAMDGVLKKFDFAKTAVAIGNLLK; translated from the coding sequence ATGAGTAAATTGTGGCAAAAAACTACAGATGTTAACCAGTTAGTAGAGAGTTTTACCGTAGGTCGCGACCGTGAGTTTGACCAGCAAATGGCAGCGTTTGATGTGCTTGGATCATTGGCACATACCCAAATGCTGCAAACCATCAATTTACTAAGCGCCGATGATTTGCAACTGGTGCAAACTGAGCTCAAAAAAATTTATCAGGATATAGATAACGGTAATTTTGAAATTGAAGCAGGCGTTGAGGATGTACACTCACAAGTAGAATTGCTGCTTACCCGTCGCATTGGTGACGCCGGAAAAAAAATCCATAGCGGCCGTTCGCGCAACGACCAGGTTTTGGTGGATCTTAAGCTTTTTTTCAGAAGCGAACTGCAACAGGTAGTAGAGAGCGTACAGCAACTATTTAATTTACTTTTGGAGCTTAGCGAGAAGCACAAAGAGGTATTGCTGCCTGGCTATACCCATTTACAGGTGGCTATGCCATCAAGCTTTGGCTTATGGTTTGGCGCATACGCCGAAAGCTTAGTTGACGACCTGGAACTGGTGCTTGCTGCTTATAATATCACCAATAAAAACCCTTTGGGTTCGGCCGCCGGTTATGGCTCTTCGTTTCCGCTCAACCGTACACTTACCACACAGTTATTGGGTTTTGCCGGCTTAAATAATAATGTGGTTTATGCGCAAATGGGGCGTGGTAAAACAGAGCGCATCATTGCGCAGGCATTATCTGCCGTAGCGGCTACACTGGCTAAAATGGCTATGGATCAATGCTTGTACCTAAGTCAGAACTTCGCCTTTGTAAGTTACCCCGACCATTTAACTACCGGTAGCAGCATTATGCCGCATAAAAAAAATCCGGACGTTTGGGAAATTATGCGTGGCAAATGTAACCGCCTGCAAGCCCTGCCCACCGATGTGGCAATGATGACTACCAATCTGCCTTCGGGTTACCACCGCGAAATGCAGCTATTGAAAGAACTGGTGTTTCCGGCTTTTGCCGACCTAAAAAGCTGCCTGGGAATGGCGCATTTTATGCTGCAACACATCGAGGTAAAAACTAATATTCTGGACGATCCGCGGTATGCATACTTGTTTAGCGTAGAAGAGGTGAATCGGCAGGTATTAAACGGTGTTCCGTTCCGCGATGCTTATAAACAAGTGGGTATGGCTATTGAGCAAGGCAACTTCAAGCCCAATAAAGAAGTTAACCATACCCATGAAGGTAGTATTGGTAACCTGGGTAACGACTACATCGCCGATGCGATGGATGGTGTGTTGAAAAAATTCGACTTCGCAAAAACAGCAGTGGCCATAGGCAACTTATTGAAATAG